The Pangasianodon hypophthalmus isolate fPanHyp1 chromosome 2, fPanHyp1.pri, whole genome shotgun sequence genome window below encodes:
- the pdzrn3b gene encoding E3 ubiquitin-protein ligase PDZRN3-B isoform X2, which yields MGCSLCTLQKPAERYKLLYEVCRVNGKDLSNATHEQAVEAFRTAKEPIMVQVLRRTPRPKPAGPEGDAQLTDISTQTDITFQHIMALSKLPASTPPVLDQYILPEGHSPGHEYFDPNDYLETMQQDMEREELEYEEVDLYRTNIQDKLGLTVCYRTDDEDETGIYVSEIDPNSIAARDGRIREGDRIIQINGIEVQNREEAVALLTSEENQNVCLLVARPEIQLDDGWMEDDRNDFLDDLHMDMLEQQHHQAMQFTASMLQQKKPVEDGSMMDTGTLLSQQHEKDSGVGRTDESTRNDESSEQENLCDDQTSASTTLGSHRRLAYSQDTLGSSDLPFSNESFISADYTDADFLGDFPADECERFRELLELKCQVRSGGGLGISWPSFGVDAGAGDDVVDKELELLNAELRNIELECLSIVRAHRTQQLREQPWMLHNSGFRNYNTSVDARRHELADISELPEKSDKDSSSAYNTGESCRSTPLTLELSPDNSLRRANEGLAEASAGSTVTGPNTRALRPLLSPVQEASGSGRSHTGPPKEPDAGHHSEAKERKPSRLSHPHSPYKHAHIPAHAQHYQSYMHLIQQKSAVEYAQSQMSLASMCRDPVSAEPKAEWKVKIRSDGTRYITKRPARDRLLKERALRIREERSGGMTTDDDAASELKMGRYWSKEERKQHVVRAKEQRQRREFMKQSRTDWLKEQSGSGADDKKEVNIIELSHKKMMKKRNKKIFDNWMTIQELLTHGARSPDGTRVYNSLLSVTTV from the exons ATGGGATGCAGCCTCTGTACTTTACAGAAGCCAGCAGAGCGATACAAACTACTGTATGAAGTGTGCCGG GTAAATGGCAAAGACCTGTCCAACGCTACTCATGAGCAGGCAGTAGAGGCCTTCCGCACAGCCAAAGAGCCTATCATGGTGCAGGTGTTGCGCAGGACACCGAGGCCCAAACCGGCAGGACCTGAAGGGGACGCACAGCTGACGGACATCAGTACGCAGACAGACATCACCTTCCAGCATATTATGGCCCTCAGTAAGCTGCCTGCCTCCACGCCTCCTGTACTTGATCAGTACATTCTACCTGAAGG ACACTCTCCCGGGCATGAGTATTTTGACCCGAATGATTACCTTGAGACCATGCAACAAGATATGGAAAGAgaggaacttgagtatgag GAAGTGGATTTGTACAGGACGAATATCCAGGACAAGCTGGGCTTGACTGTGTGCTATAGGACGGATGACGAGGATGAAACTGGGATATACGTCAGTGAG ATTGATCCAAACAGCATTGCTGCAAGAGATGGTCGAATCAGGGAAGGGGACAGAATCATCCAG ATCAATGGTATAGAGGTGCAGAATCGGGAGGAGGCGGTGGCTCTGCTCACGAGTGAAGAGAACCAGAACGTGTGCCTTCTGGTGGCTCGGCCAGAGATACAG CTCGACgacggatggatggaggatGATAGAAATGATTTCCTGGATGATCTGCATATGGACATGCTCGAGCAGCAGCATCATCAAGCCATGCAGTTCACTGCCAGCATGCTCCAACAG aaaaaGCCCGTGGAGGATGGCAGCATGATGGACACAGGAACGCTGCTCTCACAGCAGCATGAGAAGGACAGTGGCGTGGGCCGCACGGATGAAAGCACCCGCAATGATGAGAGCTCAGAGCAGGAGAACCTCTGCGATGACCAGACCAGTGCCTCTACCACGCTGGGCAGTCACAGGCGCCTGGCATACAGTCAGGACACACTGGGAAGCAGTGACCTTCCCTTCAGCAACGAATCCTTCATCTCAGCCGACTACACCGATGCAGACTTCCTGGGAGACTTCCCAGCTGATGAGTGTGAGCGCTTCAGGGAGCTGTTGGAGCTCAAATGCCAGGTGAGGAGTGGGGGTGGCTTGGGCATAAGCTGGCCCAGCTTCGGCGTTGATGCAGGTGCAGGGGATGATGTTGTTGACAAGGAGCTGGAGCTTCTTAATGCAGAGCTGCGTAATATCGAACTAGAATGCCTGAGCATTGTGCGGGCACACCGTACACAGCAGTTACGTGAACAGCCATGGATGTTGCATAACAGCGGTTTCCGCAACTACAACACAAGTGTGGATGCACGGCGCCACGAGCTGGCCGATATCAGCGAGCTGCCCGAGAAGTCAGACAAGGACAGCTCAAGTGCCTACAATACAGGAGAGAGCTGCCGCAGCACACCACTTACCCTCGAGCTCTCACCGGACAACTCTTTACGCCGAGCCAATGAAGGGCTTGCAGAAGCCAGTGCAGGAAGTACTGTAACAGGTCCCAACACCAGAGCCTTAAGGCCCCTGCTATCACCTGTCCAAGAGGCTTCTGGCTCAGGCAGGAGCCACACTGGTCCTCCCAAAGAGCCTGATGCGGGCCACCATTCTGAGGCCAAAGAACGCAAGCCGAGTCGCCTCAGCCATCCGCACTCACCCTACAAACATGCCCACATCCCAGCACATGCTCAGCATTATCAAAGCTACATGCACTTGATTCAGCAAAAGTCAGCTGTAGAGTACGCACAGAGCCAGATGAGTCTTGCCAGCATGTGCCGGGATCCGGTGTCTGCCGAGCCCAAAGCAGAATGGAAGGTGAAGATCCGCAGCGATGGTACTCGGTACATCACCAAGAGACCAGCACGTGACCGCCTGTTGAAGGAGCGTGCTCTGCGCATCCGAGAGGAACGCAGTGGAGGCATGACCACGGACGATGACGCAGCCAGTGAGCTGAAGATGGGCCGTTACTGGAGCAAGGAGGAGCGTAAGCAACACGTCGTACGTGCCAAGGAACAGCGTCAACGGCGCGAGTTCATGAAGCAGAGTCGCACAGACTGGCTGAAGGAGCAGAGTGGGAGTGGCGCTGATGACAAAAAGGAGGTCAACATCATTGAACTTAGTCACAAAAAAATGATGAAGAAGCGCAACAAGAAGATCTTCGATAACTGGATGACCATCCAGGAACTGCTCACGCATGGTGCAAGGTCTCCAGACGGGACACGAGTGTACAACTCGCTGCTGTCGGTGACCACAGTGTGA